A DNA window from Schistocerca gregaria isolate iqSchGreg1 chromosome 2, iqSchGreg1.2, whole genome shotgun sequence contains the following coding sequences:
- the LOC126321946 gene encoding uncharacterized protein LOC126321946 has protein sequence MLTRCIIVEVREHLRACNVYIILKEKIRKSDIFQVCVKASLILLTKIADKTTVSQKIKVATCSLIPCSLSNLNMHSNYVCFRLLTEPNNAVTGSFASEVLPLVNLHCKNNEFVFTPMLLKGKSYDIHCKCCSNMVSVSSVTFQRFLPLPSGFLEFEDYFCHAHGQQNNLQSPPLCNSCDCLYGSYYFLIKPHLLKVSSASVIKCDRCLSWIGTLNKDFAKLWSCTVSFGAVTTTSQPLEDFLNVMKESLEGMPASAGKVLIECVVSDSNTHYILLWALDKFLNVHCNLNGKYSAVSESVTNSAVTIVTETSLQSMNTMKVLYKYQECASDCVGLWQNDRNVHTVDVAKQMFIAGLQHLMKQTEYIPEPYKIVEDFFVAYIEL, from the coding sequence atgtTAACAAGGTGCATTATTGTTGAGGTGAGGGAGCATTTGAGAGCTTGCAATGTATATATTATcttaaaagaaaaaattcggaagaGTGACATTTTCCAAGTTTGTGTGAAGGCATCACTAATATTATTGACAAAGATTGCTGATAAAACTACAGTTTCACAAAAAATAAAAGTAGCCACATGTTCTCTCATTCCTTGCAGTCTGTCAAATTTAAATATGCATAGCAATTATGTTTGCTTTAGACTGCTAACTGAACCAAACAAtgctgttacaggttcatttgcttCAGAAGTGCTACCACTTGTAAATTTACATTGTAAAAATAATGAGTTTGTTTTCACTCCAATGTTGCTGAAAGGAAAGTCTTATGATATTCATTGCAAGTGTTGCTCTAATATGGTATCAGTGTCATCTGTAACTTTCCAAAGATTTCTGCCATTACCTAGTGGTTTCTTGGAATTTGAAGATTATTTTTGTCATGCTCATGGTCAGCAGAATAATCTCCAGTCCCCACCCTTGTGTAATTCGTGTGACTGCTTGTATGGTTCTTATTATTTCTTAATTAAGCCACATTTACTTAAAGTCAGTAGTGCAAGTGTAATTAAATGTGATCGTTGTCTGTCGTGGATAGGTACTCTTAATAAAGATTTTGCAAAACTCTGGAGTTGCACTGTGTCATTTGGTGCCGTGACAACAACATCACAACCCCTAGAAGACTTCCTTAATGTAATGAAAGAATCTCTTGAAGGCATGCCTGCCTCTGCTGGTAAAGTTTTAATTGAGTGTGTTGTGTCAGATAGTAATACACACTATATTCTCCTGTGGGCATTAGACAAATTCCTTAATGTACATTGTAATTTGAATGGAAAATATTCTGCTGTAAGTGAATCAGTTACTAATAGTGCTGTGACTATTGTAACAGAAACAAGTCTGCAGTCCATGAATACTATGAAAGTTTTGTATAAATATCAGGAGTGTGCTTCAGATTGTGTAGGGCTATGGCAGAATGACAGGAATGTACATACTGTTGATGTAGCAAAGCAAATGTTCATTGCTGGTTTACAGCATCTaatgaaacaaacagaatacaTTCCAGAACCTTACAAGATTGTTGAAGATTTCTTTGTTGCATATATTGAATTGTAG